In Rhizobium sp. N324, a single genomic region encodes these proteins:
- a CDS encoding HlyD family type I secretion periplasmic adaptor subunit encodes MSKVISESKRSLNRHVALVGALAIALVCGIGGWAATTELSSAVIGEGVVVVNGDVKKIQHLTGGIVSKLLVSENDHVTAGQVLIRLDGTTTKAQLSIVESTLAQLYARRARLKAERIDAETFDVQENISDLTSSTAARDLLDGETKLFDSRRSALIGMKSQLASRKDQLAEQIKGLVVQIDATHDSLGLIEQELEGVDTLYKKGLVTLQRLNSLKRARADLQGNSGQEIAAKAEAEGKAIEIDRQSIQLDEDRRSEIAKELTDVEAKIAENEERRGTALDQLRRLDITAPLSGRVHELSIHTVNGVVNPGETLMLVVPENEDLTVEARVATRDIDQLHVSQSVDVRFSAFDQRTTPDVRGEITSIAPDIVKDERTGISYYPVRVKPEAESIAKLKSIKLYPGMPAEVFIKIADRTVISYLTKPLTDQMQHVFREE; translated from the coding sequence GTGAGTAAGGTCATCAGTGAATCGAAACGCTCCCTCAATCGCCATGTCGCCCTTGTCGGTGCCTTGGCGATAGCTCTCGTTTGCGGCATCGGCGGTTGGGCGGCAACCACGGAGCTTTCGAGCGCTGTCATCGGCGAAGGCGTTGTCGTCGTCAACGGCGATGTCAAGAAGATCCAGCACCTGACCGGTGGTATCGTGTCGAAACTGCTGGTCTCCGAAAATGACCATGTGACGGCTGGACAAGTCCTGATACGGCTTGATGGCACGACGACAAAGGCACAGCTCTCGATTGTCGAGAGTACGCTCGCTCAGCTTTATGCGCGCCGTGCCCGCCTGAAGGCCGAACGGATCGACGCCGAGACATTCGATGTCCAGGAAAACATCAGCGACCTGACGTCCAGCACCGCGGCGCGGGATCTGCTCGACGGCGAGACGAAGCTGTTCGACAGCCGCAGATCGGCGCTGATCGGGATGAAAAGCCAGCTGGCGTCGCGCAAGGATCAGCTGGCCGAGCAGATCAAGGGGTTGGTCGTTCAGATCGACGCGACCCATGATTCCCTAGGCCTGATCGAACAGGAACTCGAGGGTGTCGATACGCTCTACAAGAAGGGGCTGGTGACGTTGCAGCGTTTGAATTCGCTCAAGCGCGCCCGCGCCGACCTTCAGGGCAACAGCGGCCAGGAAATCGCTGCAAAGGCGGAGGCCGAAGGCAAGGCGATCGAGATCGATCGCCAGTCGATCCAGCTGGACGAGGATCGCCGTTCGGAGATCGCCAAGGAACTGACCGACGTTGAGGCGAAGATCGCCGAGAATGAAGAGCGCCGCGGAACTGCGCTCGATCAACTCCGCCGTCTCGACATTACCGCGCCGCTCAGCGGGCGCGTGCACGAGCTTTCCATTCACACGGTCAATGGCGTCGTCAATCCGGGTGAGACTTTGATGCTCGTCGTTCCGGAAAATGAAGATCTGACAGTTGAGGCGAGAGTCGCCACGCGCGATATCGACCAGCTTCACGTCAGCCAGTCCGTCGATGTGCGTTTCAGCGCTTTCGATCAGCGCACGACGCCCGATGTGCGCGGCGAGATCACTTCGATTGCGCCTGATATCGTCAAGGATGAGCGGACGGGCATCAGCTACTATCCCGTTCGCGTCAAGCCGGAGGCTGAAAGCATCGCCAAGCTGAAGTCGATAAAGCTCTATCCCGGCATGCCGGCTGAAGTCTTTATCAAGATCGCCGACAGGACGGTTATCTCCTATCTCACGAAGCCGCTGACCGATCAGATGCAGCACGTCTTCCGTGAGGAGTGA
- a CDS encoding right-handed parallel beta-helix repeat-containing protein produces MTVYYVNSATGSDHNNGTTESSAFATLSAVESLRLNPGDSVLLAAGSVFNEQFDLKYSGSVTAPITIGSYGLGDAPVIHSSNDGIHGSKASNIVIENIKIADTGANAIYAGNVSNWVVRNVEVTNTGLAGKPGSVSFQSSQNITIENSRLTGVHSDGIWMDKVNGVTLINNTVTNSQGSAADAIQLNDSRNILVKDNHLEQTQTNSAKGVLVLIRAQDALVEGNTLVGGGFGLSAQAGTNIAIHDNNISGYGGYSWSYGIGLGDQGDAKNYDISGNYIHDGVYGVLVSAAGNPLYVRENIDVHDNVFDDLSSSALKVDRPASGSFYDNIIDSDVSTLTMPAIIAAQNTFFVGDNKTFEQAQAELDSAAGSTSGDTSPSHEQTPAVPVIEHPAEVPAQPQIASPAPTTETPVATVPTVAAPKIVAVRDNLKISADTGSAYHGNLLDNDSAANGHVLLRRFGDSAVDKYGLTVTGKYGVIHIESDGDYTYTVDAAKLAGLSGNVSESFQYKISDGASHIDTDSLGIYINVDAFHSSHASHLLV; encoded by the coding sequence ATGACCGTCTACTACGTGAATTCAGCGACAGGGTCCGACCACAATAACGGAACTACGGAGAGCTCGGCTTTCGCGACCTTGTCAGCGGTCGAATCCTTGAGGCTGAACCCCGGCGACAGTGTGCTGCTCGCCGCCGGCAGCGTGTTTAATGAACAATTCGACTTGAAATACTCCGGAAGCGTCACGGCTCCGATCACCATTGGCAGCTACGGTCTCGGTGACGCGCCGGTCATTCACAGCAGCAATGACGGCATCCATGGTTCCAAGGCTTCGAATATCGTTATCGAGAATATCAAGATCGCCGATACTGGAGCGAACGCGATATATGCAGGGAATGTCTCCAACTGGGTCGTGCGCAATGTCGAGGTGACGAATACCGGCCTCGCCGGAAAGCCCGGATCTGTCAGCTTCCAAAGCAGCCAGAACATTACCATCGAAAACAGCAGGCTGACCGGTGTCCATTCCGACGGGATCTGGATGGACAAGGTCAACGGCGTCACCCTGATCAACAACACCGTCACCAACAGCCAGGGCAGCGCGGCGGACGCCATTCAGCTCAACGACAGCCGCAACATTCTCGTCAAGGACAATCATCTGGAGCAAACGCAAACCAATAGCGCCAAGGGCGTCCTCGTGCTGATCCGCGCTCAGGATGCGCTGGTCGAGGGCAACACGCTCGTCGGCGGCGGTTTCGGGTTGAGCGCACAGGCGGGCACCAATATCGCCATCCACGACAACAACATTTCGGGATATGGCGGCTACAGCTGGTCCTACGGCATCGGCCTGGGCGATCAGGGCGACGCGAAGAACTACGACATTAGCGGAAATTATATTCATGACGGGGTGTATGGGGTTCTGGTCAGCGCCGCCGGCAATCCGCTTTATGTTCGCGAGAATATCGATGTTCATGACAATGTCTTTGACGACCTATCGTCTTCGGCGCTTAAGGTCGACCGGCCTGCATCGGGTTCTTTCTATGACAATATTATCGACAGCGATGTATCGACCCTGACGATGCCGGCGATAATCGCTGCGCAAAACACGTTCTTTGTCGGCGACAACAAGACCTTCGAGCAAGCGCAGGCCGAACTCGACAGCGCCGCCGGCAGCACGAGTGGCGATACGTCACCGAGCCACGAGCAGACGCCTGCCGTACCGGTCATCGAACATCCCGCGGAAGTCCCGGCGCAGCCGCAGATAGCCTCCCCGGCGCCTACGACCGAAACCCCGGTCGCGACCGTGCCCACAGTCGCGGCGCCGAAAATTGTCGCTGTCCGTGACAACTTGAAGATTTCGGCCGATACCGGCAGCGCATATCATGGAAACCTTCTCGACAATGACAGTGCTGCCAACGGACATGTGCTGCTCCGCCGCTTTGGCGACAGCGCCGTGGATAAGTACGGGCTGACGGTCACCGGGAAATATGGGGTCATCCATATCGAGAGTGATGGCGATTACACCTACACCGTGGACGCGGCGAAACTCGCCGGCCTCAGCGGGAACGTCAGCGAATCCTTCCAATACAAAATTTCCGACGGCGCTTCGCACATCGACACGGACTCGCTGGGTATCTACATCAATGTCGATGCATTTCACTCCAGCCACGCCTCGCACCTGTTGGTGTGA
- a CDS encoding glycosyltransferase, producing the protein MSDLFVSVLFSSYNGASRRLRHTLDSLVRQELPHDRWELVAVDNNSNDDTFDLLTSYSDKLPITILQQRKPGKSGALNMALDRVKGDLVVFTDDDIRAEANWLKAIVDCAIAHPAYGVFGGRIVPDWEKEPKDRFIEWIPMGSTFAIVDETQSGPCDPTKVWGPNTIIRRELLGASVRYREDIGPLPGKIFAMGEDAEIIIRLAANGAKSYRCAEAVVHHWIPASSVTEDWVQKRGERLGYGMPALFPDEVPGGVRLSGVPLPTWIESAQWAFRAATLYLLPQSKKRFWAIWKYYYMRGYRAGIRRYAPQTLAR; encoded by the coding sequence ATGTCGGATCTTTTCGTCAGCGTACTCTTTTCATCCTATAATGGCGCCAGCCGCCGGCTGCGCCATACTTTGGATTCCTTGGTGCGCCAGGAGCTTCCCCATGATCGATGGGAACTGGTTGCTGTCGACAATAACAGCAATGACGACACGTTCGATCTTTTGACGTCATATAGCGACAAGCTCCCCATCACGATCCTGCAGCAGCGCAAGCCGGGAAAGTCCGGGGCGCTGAATATGGCTCTGGATCGGGTGAAGGGCGATCTCGTCGTCTTTACCGATGACGATATACGCGCCGAAGCGAACTGGCTGAAAGCCATCGTCGACTGCGCCATCGCCCATCCAGCTTACGGCGTCTTCGGAGGCAGAATCGTCCCCGATTGGGAAAAGGAGCCAAAGGACCGCTTCATCGAGTGGATTCCGATGGGATCCACCTTTGCGATCGTCGATGAAACGCAAAGCGGGCCGTGTGACCCGACAAAAGTCTGGGGCCCCAATACCATCATTCGCCGGGAACTGCTGGGAGCCAGCGTGCGCTACCGGGAAGATATCGGTCCTCTTCCGGGCAAGATATTTGCCATGGGGGAAGATGCGGAGATCATCATCCGTCTGGCAGCAAACGGCGCCAAATCCTATCGATGCGCCGAAGCCGTGGTTCATCACTGGATTCCTGCATCAAGCGTCACCGAGGATTGGGTGCAGAAACGAGGCGAGCGTCTAGGCTATGGCATGCCGGCGCTCTTTCCCGACGAGGTGCCAGGAGGAGTGAGGTTAAGCGGAGTTCCGCTTCCGACCTGGATCGAAAGCGCGCAATGGGCATTCCGGGCTGCCACGCTTTATCTCCTGCCGCAGTCCAAGAAGCGCTTCTGGGCTATCTGGAAATATTACTACATGCGTGGATATCGTGCCGGAATTCGCCGATACGCGCCTCAGACGCTGGCGCGGTGA
- a CDS encoding type I secretion system permease/ATPase, whose protein sequence is MFQSSATDASEPSKALRKCKGGLIFIGIASALINILYLTSSFFMLEVYDRVIPSKSIPTLAALAILALALYAFQGAFEVLRSRMLVRVAGALDEMVNGRVFRALIKAPLKVKIGGDGLQPLRDFDQIRTFLSGMGPTAMFDLPWLPFYIVICFLFHPAIGYIAIGGSLVLAILTFLTNQGTRTLSKQQSEAANMRNAFAQTSIRNSEVIHAMGMAGTMAEIWDRKNGEYRLITRQASDVGNGYATLSKIFRIALQSGTLATGAILVIQGQASSGIIIAGSILTSRALAPVEAAIGNWRGFVSAQQSWARLANLLKTIPEIPAPLALAPPSKQVTVEGLASGPPAGQRLVISDVSFGLRAGSALGVIGYSASGKSSLARAMMGIWPTARGSIRLDGAALDQWDGDALGRHIGYLPQDVELFSGTVAQNICRFAKDMSPEAVVAAARAARVHDLILRLPNGYETEIGEGGAALSAGQRQRIALARALYGEPFLVVLDEPNSNLDEEGERALSAAIMSVRARGGIVVVIAHRSGVLAVCDFVLMMQDGRMIAFGPKEEVLARVSRPDAAPRTPIAERVAQLKVVVDGINAAE, encoded by the coding sequence GTGTTTCAGAGTTCAGCGACTGATGCCAGTGAGCCGTCCAAAGCCTTGCGAAAGTGCAAGGGGGGGCTCATCTTCATTGGCATAGCAAGCGCGCTTATCAATATTCTCTATCTTACCAGCTCGTTTTTCATGCTTGAGGTGTATGACCGAGTCATCCCCAGCAAAAGCATACCGACGCTGGCTGCGTTGGCGATTCTTGCGCTCGCTCTTTACGCCTTTCAGGGCGCCTTTGAAGTTCTCCGCAGCAGAATGCTGGTGCGCGTTGCCGGTGCTCTCGACGAGATGGTGAATGGACGCGTATTCCGGGCGCTCATCAAGGCGCCGCTGAAGGTCAAAATCGGCGGCGACGGGCTTCAGCCGTTGCGCGACTTCGACCAGATAAGAACCTTCCTGTCCGGCATGGGGCCGACGGCGATGTTCGATCTGCCCTGGCTTCCCTTCTATATCGTAATCTGCTTCCTGTTTCATCCGGCGATCGGCTATATCGCGATCGGTGGATCGCTGGTTCTCGCCATCCTGACGTTCCTGACCAACCAGGGGACGCGGACGCTATCAAAACAGCAATCCGAAGCCGCCAATATGCGCAATGCCTTTGCGCAGACCTCGATCCGCAACTCCGAGGTCATTCACGCAATGGGCATGGCAGGCACCATGGCTGAAATCTGGGACCGCAAGAACGGCGAATACCGGCTCATCACTCGGCAGGCCTCGGATGTTGGGAACGGATATGCCACCCTGTCGAAGATATTCCGTATTGCCCTGCAGTCGGGAACGCTGGCGACCGGCGCGATCCTGGTCATCCAAGGACAGGCCTCCTCAGGCATTATCATCGCGGGCTCGATCCTGACGTCTCGCGCTCTGGCGCCTGTGGAAGCAGCAATCGGAAATTGGCGCGGTTTCGTTTCCGCTCAGCAAAGCTGGGCACGGCTTGCGAACCTGTTGAAGACCATTCCGGAAATTCCCGCTCCGCTCGCGCTGGCGCCGCCTTCCAAGCAGGTTACGGTCGAGGGGCTGGCAAGCGGGCCGCCGGCGGGTCAACGCCTGGTCATTTCCGATGTCAGCTTCGGGCTGAGAGCGGGTAGCGCCCTCGGGGTCATCGGTTACAGCGCCTCGGGCAAGTCGTCCTTGGCGCGGGCGATGATGGGCATCTGGCCGACCGCCCGGGGATCCATTCGCCTCGATGGCGCGGCACTCGACCAGTGGGATGGCGACGCGCTTGGCCGGCATATCGGCTATCTCCCGCAGGACGTGGAATTGTTCTCAGGAACCGTCGCCCAGAATATCTGCCGTTTCGCCAAGGACATGTCGCCCGAGGCGGTGGTTGCCGCGGCGCGGGCTGCGCGTGTTCATGATCTCATTCTTCGCCTGCCGAACGGTTACGAAACCGAAATCGGGGAAGGGGGGGCCGCGCTTTCGGCCGGCCAGAGACAGCGTATCGCGCTTGCAAGAGCGCTCTACGGCGAGCCCTTCCTCGTCGTGCTCGACGAGCCGAATTCCAATCTCGACGAAGAGGGCGAGCGGGCGCTGAGTGCCGCGATCATGAGCGTGCGTGCACGCGGCGGCATCGTCGTCGTCATCGCGCATCGGTCCGGGGTTCTGGCGGTCTGCGACTTCGTGCTGATGATGCAGGACGGACGGATGATCGCATTCGGTCCGAAGGAGGAAGTTCTGGCACGGGTCAGCCGGCCGGACGCGGCGCCGCGTACGCCCATTGCCGAGCGCGTGGCTCAGCTCAAAGTCGTTGTCGACGGCATAAATGCGGCTGAATAG
- a CDS encoding polysaccharide pyruvyl transferase family protein, producing MTSLSRSELISKLNGIIHDCLKDYVSRDEPLAILDFPDIRNCGDSAIWLGEMAYLKNRFGKRPDYVSRLYDFSVEELKRRVPTGPIFIHGGGNFGDIWVAHQDFREMIMERFPDRQIVQFPQSIHYSSPERIEQSKRAIGRHKNFVLLVRDEESKEFSEKHFDCTVRLCPDMAFAIGALPERATQIPVLAMLREDAERVGGTDRNLPSDIPVEDWITESKRKVNIAKKLGVASAYLALKPSEVALRRLDAAAHNRFERGISQISRARAIVTDRLHVHICSLLLGRPHAVLDNSYGKIRRFMNAFSGGTELSYKATSLDDGIEWARHQAAKGRVDNKEAVSLRA from the coding sequence ATGACCAGCCTATCCAGATCTGAGCTGATCTCAAAACTCAACGGCATAATCCATGATTGCCTGAAGGACTATGTCTCGCGCGACGAGCCGCTCGCCATTCTCGACTTCCCCGACATCCGCAATTGTGGCGACTCGGCAATCTGGCTGGGTGAGATGGCCTATCTCAAGAATCGCTTCGGCAAGCGCCCGGACTATGTTTCCAGGCTCTACGACTTCTCCGTGGAGGAACTGAAACGGCGCGTTCCCACGGGCCCGATCTTCATTCACGGCGGCGGCAATTTCGGCGATATCTGGGTTGCTCATCAGGATTTCCGCGAGATGATCATGGAGCGCTTCCCCGATCGGCAGATCGTCCAGTTCCCACAGTCGATCCACTACAGCTCGCCTGAGCGCATCGAACAGTCCAAACGGGCAATCGGGCGCCACAAAAATTTCGTGCTGCTCGTGCGCGACGAAGAATCGAAGGAATTTTCCGAGAAACATTTCGACTGCACGGTGCGGCTGTGCCCCGATATGGCTTTCGCCATCGGCGCGCTTCCGGAAAGGGCGACGCAAATTCCCGTCCTCGCCATGCTGCGGGAGGATGCGGAACGGGTTGGCGGCACCGATCGCAACCTCCCTTCCGACATTCCTGTGGAAGACTGGATCACCGAGTCGAAACGGAAGGTGAATATCGCCAAAAAGCTTGGCGTAGCTTCGGCCTATCTGGCATTGAAGCCCAGCGAAGTCGCATTGCGCAGGCTGGACGCGGCTGCGCATAACCGCTTCGAACGTGGCATCAGCCAGATTTCACGTGCCCGCGCCATCGTGACCGACCGCCTGCACGTCCATATCTGCTCGCTGCTGCTCGGCCGTCCGCATGCCGTGCTGGACAACAGCTATGGAAAGATCCGCCGCTTCATGAATGCGTTCTCCGGCGGGACGGAACTTTCATACAAGGCAACCTCGCTCGACGACGGGATCGAGTGGGCGCGTCACCAGGCAGCCAAAGGGCGTGTCGATAACAAGGAAGCTGTGAGCTTGCGGGCTTAA
- a CDS encoding glucuronosyltransferase, which yields MAEKKIKVLAASSGGGHWEQLMAMRGAFEGCDIIFATTIPGLLAKYDIRDGLVLPDCSRDSITMSIRCFFSAFSIVLRHRPDVIISTGAAPGLFCLLAGKLTGKRTIWIDSVANVEKLSLSGKLAGRIASLWLTQWQHLSRPDGPHYAGAVL from the coding sequence ATGGCTGAGAAAAAAATAAAGGTTCTCGCTGCCTCGTCGGGAGGCGGCCACTGGGAGCAGCTGATGGCCATGCGCGGCGCGTTCGAGGGCTGCGACATCATTTTTGCAACGACCATCCCCGGCCTGCTGGCCAAATATGACATTCGCGACGGGCTGGTCCTTCCCGATTGCAGCCGCGACTCGATTACCATGTCGATCCGATGCTTTTTCAGCGCCTTCTCCATCGTTCTCAGACACAGGCCCGACGTCATCATCTCAACCGGCGCCGCGCCCGGACTTTTTTGCCTGCTGGCCGGTAAATTGACGGGCAAGCGGACGATCTGGATCGACAGCGTCGCCAATGTCGAAAAGCTGTCCCTATCGGGAAAATTGGCCGGCCGTATCGCCTCGCTCTGGCTCACGCAATGGCAACATCTGTCGCGGCCGGACGGCCCCCATTATGCAGGAGCTGTCCTTTGA
- a CDS encoding SGNH/GDSL hydrolase family protein, giving the protein MISLRLRRAAPIERRSAYGWLLLLACLVMLSLPQSGHAGNAPPLKIVAFGTSLTARGGWQPALETGLAACLQRPVKIESVAKSGETSLWALTQLDRVVAEQPDIVLVEFYANDAALQRFVSLAQSRKDIGDILDQLRQRLPQARIIVMAMNPFSGLRGLIRPFVGSYISGHQAEAQKRGLEFVDHRPNWQRLTPAALAAAIPDGAHPLPEIAAKIIVPELVKHIAGGICKE; this is encoded by the coding sequence ATGATAAGTTTGCGGCTTCGGCGAGCAGCGCCGATTGAGAGACGATCGGCCTATGGATGGCTTCTGCTTTTGGCGTGTTTGGTGATGCTGTCGCTCCCTCAAAGCGGTCATGCCGGGAATGCGCCGCCGTTGAAAATAGTAGCGTTCGGAACATCTTTGACGGCCCGAGGTGGGTGGCAGCCTGCTCTTGAGACAGGGCTTGCCGCCTGCCTGCAGCGGCCGGTGAAAATCGAAAGCGTTGCAAAAAGTGGCGAGACGTCGCTATGGGCTCTTACCCAGCTTGATCGTGTCGTTGCCGAGCAGCCAGATATCGTTCTGGTCGAGTTTTACGCCAACGATGCAGCATTGCAGCGGTTCGTGTCGCTTGCGCAAAGCCGGAAGGATATCGGCGACATCCTCGACCAGCTTCGGCAGCGTCTGCCACAGGCGCGGATCATCGTCATGGCGATGAATCCGTTTTCGGGACTGCGTGGCCTGATCCGCCCCTTTGTCGGCAGCTACATCTCGGGCCATCAGGCGGAGGCACAGAAACGCGGTCTGGAGTTTGTCGATCACCGACCGAACTGGCAGCGCCTGACGCCGGCGGCTCTGGCCGCGGCCATTCCGGATGGCGCCCATCCTTTGCCTGAGATTGCCGCCAAGATCATCGTGCCGGAACTTGTCAAACATATTGCCGGCGGCATTTGCAAAGAATGA
- a CDS encoding glycosyltransferase family 2 protein translates to MNQQETFPHSSVGTDQAGAAPLKIAVGVLTYRRLDGIAKLLDVMTRQIRHPARPYHLTMVIVDNDAAGSAKATVESFGQTGAYDLIYVVEQNQGIPFARNRALDSAPPGTDLFCFLDDDEWPVDGWLDAMLETREKNRADCVYGPVQPVYPENPPEYFIRARVFERKKNIDGQRIGYAASNNVMFDYPLIRAWNLRFEEKMRFTGGTDYLFFNQAIRRGMKIFWADKALVHDIVPANRMTWKWVLQRQYRLGNTFAVSEVLHGNLKRRVYRAAYGATRVVLGLVMLPAILISPYWGMRALTHVLRGAGMVNGILGHAYQEYKPNAAH, encoded by the coding sequence ATGAACCAGCAGGAAACTTTCCCGCATTCATCCGTCGGCACCGATCAGGCAGGCGCTGCGCCGTTGAAGATCGCCGTCGGCGTGCTGACCTATCGGCGGCTGGACGGGATCGCCAAGCTGCTTGACGTCATGACGCGCCAGATCAGGCACCCGGCCCGCCCCTATCATCTCACCATGGTGATCGTGGATAATGATGCGGCCGGCAGCGCAAAGGCAACGGTGGAGAGCTTTGGCCAGACAGGCGCCTACGACCTGATCTACGTCGTCGAGCAAAACCAGGGCATCCCCTTTGCGCGCAACCGCGCGCTGGATTCGGCGCCTCCCGGCACCGACCTGTTCTGCTTTCTCGACGATGACGAATGGCCGGTCGACGGCTGGCTGGACGCCATGCTGGAAACCCGCGAGAAAAACCGCGCCGATTGCGTCTACGGGCCCGTCCAGCCGGTCTATCCCGAAAACCCGCCGGAATATTTCATCAGGGCCAGGGTATTCGAGCGCAAGAAGAACATCGACGGCCAGCGCATCGGTTATGCGGCTTCGAACAACGTCATGTTCGACTATCCGCTGATCCGTGCATGGAATCTTCGTTTTGAGGAGAAGATGCGCTTCACCGGCGGAACGGACTATCTTTTCTTCAATCAGGCCATCCGCCGCGGCATGAAGATTTTCTGGGCCGACAAGGCACTTGTCCATGACATCGTTCCGGCGAACCGGATGACCTGGAAATGGGTGTTGCAAAGACAATACCGGCTCGGCAATACCTTCGCAGTCAGCGAGGTTCTGCATGGCAACCTCAAGCGCCGGGTCTACCGCGCAGCCTATGGCGCCACCAGGGTCGTGCTCGGATTGGTCATGCTACCGGCGATCCTGATTTCACCTTACTGGGGCATGCGGGCGCTTACCCATGTTCTGCGCGGCGCCGGCATGGTTAACGGGATCCTCGGACATGCCTATCAGGAATACAAGCCCAATGCCGCCCACTGA
- a CDS encoding glycosyltransferase, whose amino-acid sequence MILVTVGTQLPFDRLVKAVDTFAKDLSKPVLAQIGKGTYTPQNMKWIKNIEPADFDRVFRDATVIVSHAGIGTVLTAKRFGKPIILVPRQAALGEHRNDHQLATVSQLVGRPGIYVANTDDELKDYLLQDLDSPSHEDASEVGRASLVNYLKGYLAAG is encoded by the coding sequence TTGATCCTTGTCACCGTCGGAACGCAGCTGCCGTTTGATCGCCTCGTCAAGGCCGTCGACACCTTCGCAAAGGACCTGAGCAAGCCGGTTCTGGCGCAGATCGGCAAGGGCACCTACACGCCGCAGAACATGAAATGGATCAAGAACATCGAACCGGCGGACTTCGACAGAGTCTTTCGCGATGCGACTGTCATCGTCTCTCATGCGGGGATCGGCACGGTGCTGACGGCAAAGCGTTTCGGGAAACCGATCATTCTCGTGCCGCGCCAGGCAGCCCTCGGCGAGCACCGAAACGATCATCAGCTTGCGACGGTCAGCCAGCTCGTCGGCCGGCCGGGCATCTATGTCGCCAATACCGATGACGAACTCAAGGATTACCTCCTCCAGGACCTGGACAGCCCATCCCATGAAGACGCCTCCGAGGTCGGCCGGGCGTCGCTGGTCAATTATCTGAAAGGTTATCTCGCGGCAGGCTGA
- a CDS encoding glycosyltransferase family 2 protein, which translates to MKLSVLINNFNYGQFLRPCIDSVLSQAYPDFEVIVVDDGSTDDSREILASYGERIRPVLKENGGQASSFNAGFAAASGDILFLLDADDAFLHGKLARIAEIYDRNEIDWCFDRITTDESDQPAAELQVTLFDKRDTLRKGGFPSLPVPTSGLSFRRSLLSQILPMSVATDVVLSDNYIKFAAAFLGRGAIVETPLTFQRIHASNRYTGTSRAKTLRPRIMIATGLELARRYDGLQALGKSLVAGGIAETTSLLKLRSEARNTVTGGPFGDAAATEVALMAARKRLGNMLRRGQS; encoded by the coding sequence TTGAAACTCTCGGTGCTGATCAACAATTTCAATTATGGACAGTTCCTGCGCCCATGCATCGACAGCGTTCTGTCGCAGGCCTATCCCGACTTCGAAGTGATCGTCGTCGACGATGGCTCGACCGATGATTCCAGGGAGATCCTTGCCTCCTATGGCGAGCGGATTCGACCGGTATTGAAGGAAAACGGCGGCCAGGCCTCGAGCTTCAATGCGGGTTTTGCGGCCGCAAGCGGCGACATCCTCTTTCTCCTCGATGCCGACGACGCGTTTCTGCACGGCAAACTCGCGCGGATTGCCGAGATCTACGATCGTAACGAGATCGACTGGTGTTTTGACCGCATCACGACCGATGAAAGCGACCAGCCTGCCGCAGAATTGCAGGTGACGTTGTTCGACAAGCGTGACACGCTGCGTAAAGGCGGCTTTCCATCGCTCCCGGTTCCCACTTCCGGCCTGAGCTTCCGCCGCAGCCTGCTGTCTCAGATATTGCCGATGTCGGTCGCAACGGATGTCGTTCTCAGCGACAACTACATCAAGTTCGCCGCCGCCTTTCTTGGCCGTGGCGCCATTGTCGAAACACCGCTGACCTTTCAGCGCATTCATGCGTCGAACCGCTACACCGGCACAAGCAGGGCCAAGACACTGCGCCCGCGGATCATGATCGCGACAGGACTGGAATTGGCGCGCCGATATGATGGGCTGCAGGCGCTCGGCAAGAGCCTGGTGGCCGGCGGCATTGCCGAGACGACATCGCTGCTGAAGCTCAGGAGCGAAGCGCGCAACACGGTGACCGGTGGTCCGTTCGGCGATGCTGCCGCAACCGAGGTGGCCCTGATGGCCGCACGCAAGCGTTTGGGAAATATGCTGCGGAGAGGACAGTCATGA